The Pontiella desulfatans sequence GGTTGGATGGAATTATCCACCTGGATGGCAATGACATTCTCTTTACCGCCATAATACAACAGTTCCGAGATGTCGTAAAAAAAGCTGGTGTAGCCGTCATGCTGCGTGCCGACATGATTATTGTTAATCCAGACCGCCGCGTTTTTATAGACGCCGCCAAAATGGATTTCGATATGTTTTCCGCGGTTGGCTTCCGTCATGGTGAACGTTTTGCGATACCACGCAATGCCGCCCGGCAGCCAGGCATTGCGCCCGGAGTTCGTTTCGGAAAAGGCGCTCTCAATGCTCCAGTCGTGCGGCAGCGTCACCTCCCGCCAACCGGAGTCGTCGAGCTCTGAGCTTTTATAGTCAAACCGGTCTTCCAGTTTAAATTTCCACCCGTCGTTGAACAGCGAAACCACGCGGGTATCCCCATCCGAAAACGCGGAGAAACCCAACAACACACAAACAGCTATCAATACGTACTTTTTCATTCCCATCACCCTTCATTTAAAACCCTGAAAGGCAGGGACCGCTCGCGAAGCCGTCCTACCAAACGTTTTAGTTTTCATTCATATCCGGCCCTTCAAGGCCCATCTGTAAACGCCGGTTGAAAAGTGCACCGGGCGGCGGCCCAAAAGTGTAACACTTTTTCTTTAATTACCCCGCTTCCTTGCGGGTGTCAATTGCTCCTACGGTTTCTTTGTTTTCTGCCGCTGTCCCCGGCGGCGCAATGAGTCCTGCAACCTGAAGCTTTCACCATTGGCCTCGAGGATATGGACCCGGTGGGTCAGGCGGTCGAGCAAGGCTCCGGTAAGCCGCTGGGAGCCCATCACCTCCGTCCACGATTCGAAGGGCAGGTTGGTGGTCACCACGAGGCTGGTGCGCTCGTAGGCCCGACTGACGACCTCGAAGAGCAGTTCTGCCCCCAGCTTGGAGAACGGAACGTAGCCGAGTTCATCGAGAACGAGCAGGTCGGAGCGCTCGAGTTGCTTGAAGAACCGGTCAAGCTGCCTTTCCTCCCGGCGTTCGAGCAACTGCGTGACCAGGGCGGTGACGCCGAAGAACCGCACCTTGAAGCCCATCTGGCAGGCGGCGAAGGCCAGGGCGGTGGCGAGGTGGGTTTTTCCGGTTCCGCTGTTGCCGATCAGCAGCACGTTCTCCCGCTCCTTGATAAACTCGCCATGGGCTAGTTCCCTCACCAAAGGCTGGTTGATCGAGGGCTGCTCCTCGAACCGGAAGCTGTCGAGGGTTTTCACAACGGGGAAACGGGCGGACTTGAGTCGGCGTTCGGCGGCCCGTTGTTCCCGGTCGAGGATCTCCTGTTCGATGAGCCGCAGCAAATAGGTCGAGTAATCGGCCCGTTCGGCCTGGCAGACCGAGGCCATCTTGCGGTGCTCCCGCAGGATACTCGGCAGCTTGAGCGTTTTGAGGTAGTGCTCCAGCAGTACGTGTGACGAGGTCTGTGCACTCATGCGCCCACCTCCTGTCCGAGCAGGCGATTGTAATCGGCCACATCTGCGCTGGCGACCTGCACGTGGCGTAGATGCTCGTGTCCATCCAGGTTGAACCGGGTGCATCGCCATTCCGGCCGGGGAATGAGGAACTGGGCAATGGCGTCTCGGGAGGAGGCCCCGCAACGCAGCCCCTGCTCAACGGCCCGGGCCAGTTCCTTGGGTGAATGCTTTTCGAGCAGACGCAGCACCTTGATGTACTCCCGGGTTCCTTCGCCATCGAGATCGGCCTCCAGCCTGCTGCGCAGATCCCGAAAGCAGGATGGCAGTTTCCAGTCTTCCAATGGCCGGGCGTGGTCGAGCCCGCCGGGCTTGCGTTCGAGCAGTGCGAGATAGTGCACGGGGTTGAAATGGACGCCGGCCTTGCCCCACAACCGGGGATGTTCGGCGATGCATTCATCGCCCCGGCAGACCACAATCCGGTCGATATAGCCCTTGACCACCGTTTCGTAGTGGGCGTAGCGCACGGGCACCGAATAATCGTTGCCGTCGAAACGCACGAGCGACAAGGAGCTGGCGGTGCAGGTTCGCACCCGGCAGGACTCGAACGGCACGACCGGCAGATCAATAAAACGGCCACGCTCATCGGCCAGCAACTGCCCCTTCGTTCCGTCCTTGCCCCGCAGATTACGCCCAAGCTCCTCCCGGCAACGCTCTTCAAGCATGCGGTTGAGCTCATCAAAGCTACGAACCTCCGGCACCGGAACCATGAAGTTGGAACGAGTATAGCGCACCATCGATTCGACCACGCCCTTTTCGTTACCTCGGGCCACGTTGCAGAAGTGTTCCTTGAACAGATAGTGGCTCTGGAGCTGGAGGAACCCGTCGGTGAGCTTGCGTTGGTGGCGCTTCATCACCTTGGCCACCATCACCCGCTCGTTGTCGTAGCTGATACGGCAGGGTACGCCATCGAAAAAGGTGAAGGCCCTCACATGCCCATCCCAGAAAACCTCCGTGCAGATCTTTTCGTAGGCCTGCACATAAACCGCATCCGAATACGGCAGGCTCATCACAAAAAATGCGACCTTCCGAAGCTGGCCGTTTATTTTAGCGAGGGCATAGCCGAAATCCATCTGCGCCTCGCCGGGCCGATGAGCCAGCGGAATGTAGACATCCTTCAACCGCACCCGGGCGTTGCGCACGGCATCTTTTACCTGCGTATACCCGCCGGTGTATCCTTCCTCTTTCAAGCGATCAAAAATCCGCTTGGCTGTATGCCGTTGCTTCTTCGGTAACTCCCGGTCCTGCCGGAGAATCTCTTCGATCCGGCCGAGAAACGGCCCGATCATGGGCTTCGACCTCGGCTGGGTCATCCGGTATCCAGGAGGCTTAGGATGCGCCAGAATCTTCTCCAGCGTCTTGGTGTGAATCCTGTACTCGGCCTTAACCTGTCGCTTGCTGACGCCTTCAACAAGCACCTTTCGTCTGATGTCGGTCCACCATTGCATGTCTATGTACACTCCTTTACCTCCCGGTTCCGAAACGGTTAGGCAACCACGTTGCCCGATCCGCCCGGAAATCCGGAAGTTTTAGTTGGAGTGTTACACTTTTAGACCGCCCCGCCGCCCGGTGCACTTTTCAACCGGCGTTTACAGCTGAATCCTCGAAAATTCTGCAATGTAAGATGTTCAATCATATTTTTGTGGCCAACGTTACTCATGACCCGATTGGGAATCAGACTCTGCCTTCAAAATCGGGCGTTGTCCAAGTAGGGTCGATGAGCTTGATACTCATCTAAGTCCTCTTAAAAGGACGGTTAATTCCTTAAGCTAAAGTTAGGTGCCTCCTTCGGGTCAAGGTTGCGGGCTCTCCGCACGAAGGCGGCTCCCAATGGACACTAATCGAAGGAGGCATGGATGAAGTATTACAAAACAACGACGAAATACAACTGCGGAATCGATCTGCATACACGGCAGATGTACATCTGCGTGATGGATCTGGATGGAAAGATCCTGGTTCACCGCAATATCCGGAACAACGACTTCGGCTTTTTCCTGAAGCTGGTTGAGCCGTACAAGGATGATCTGACGGTGACGTGCGAGAGCTGCTTTGTCTGCTTTGGATTGGCCGATGCCTGCGAGGATGCGGGGATCAATTTCGTGCTGGCCCATGCGTACTATGTGAAATCGATTGCGGCGAACAAGCATAAGAACGACAAGGAGGATGCCCGGGAGCTGGCCGAGTGCCTGCGGAAAAAGGGTCAGGCCGCCTAATTCGTCATTTCGGCTTTCAACTCCCATGGCAGGCCGTCTTTTGACTCCTCAACCGCCCGCACAACGGAAAGCGCCGACGCCGTCGGCGCACTCCAGGGCGGCTGCGCCGCAAAATTATTCTGCCACCAAATCATTCTGTCAAATAATCCGCCCACACCGTCCTTGCGTTTCCCAGCGCGATGCTTGACCGCCGTAGCCTTGGCGAAGGAGGTTTGCGGCGAATAACGATCCGGTGCGGCGGGCGGATCGGGTGGAATCGTTGCTGGAGGGACGCACGCCGTGCGCCCGGGCGGACAGCGTCCACCCCTCCACGAACGGCTCGGATGGAACCTCGCCCTCCAATATGTGGAGCGGGCTTTCTTGCCTGCTCATGGCCGGGCTGGACAGGATTTTGGCAGAATGATTCTCGGTGCGGACGGAGAGATTTTACAGGACGATTTATAACAGGACTATTTCCGGTGCGGACGGAGAGGTTTTACAGGACGATTAGCGACAGGACTATTTTCGGTGCGGATGAAGAGGTTTTACAGGACTATTAATGACAGGACTATTTCCGGTGCGGACGCAGGGGAAAATAGTGTTCATTCGCGGTTAAGCAAATGATCCTGTCATTCCATTATCCTGTCTTGTGAATTTTGCGCGCAATTGCTGCTCAATTGTGTGGCCATCACAACGCCTGCGATGCCTTGCTGGAGGGGCGGACGGCGTCCGCCCCTCCATGAAATACCCTTGCGGCGGCTCGCAGGTTAAATGTTCTAGAGTTCCCCTTCCGCATGCCGTCGCTCCAGCTCCTGTCGGACGCGGGCGGCGCGCTCGGGCGTGATGGGGAAACGGGCAATCAGGATGATCGCAATCAAAAGCGCGACGGCGGGAACGGCGCCGTGCATGACGCGCAGGCAAAAAATCGCATACGAAGATTGCTCAACCCCTAGCGTTGCGTCGAACCCCGCCGCGTTCAGCAGGAACCCGGTCAGCAATAGACCCACGGAAATACCGATTTTCAACACATATCCATAAACCGCGCTGAACATGCCTTCGCGCCGTGTACCGTGTTCGAGTTCATCCTCGTCGCAGATGTCGGCCACCATGGACGAGGTCAGGATCCAAAGGCAGGCGAGACCGGGCGACATCATGGCCAGGCTGAGCAGCTGTAGATACGGCGCGTCCGGGGTGTAGGTGAAATATTTACTGGCCGCGCCGCACATGGCGATCCCCAGCCCGGCCATCAGCACCCGTTTCTTGCCAAACCGGGAAGCGAACCAACTGATGATTGGTGATGCGATGATGCCCCCCATCAGGTGGTAGGTGCTCCCCGCGATACCGAGCATGGTGGAGGCGGCCTTTTTGTCGCCCTCGAAAATGTAGTAGATGTTGATGTAGATCCCCATCTGGGTGACCATGAACAATCCGAGGCAGCAAAGCACCAGCGCCAGCATCAGCAAACCGAAGGCGCGGTTCCGGAACGTGGTGGCCAGACTATCGAACAGGCGAAGCTTCCCCTGCGCGGCGACCTCGCGCGCAAACCGCTCCTTGCAGAATAGGGCAGGAACAACCGTCGTCAGGATGATCACGCCCGCGATAAACAACGAAACGCTGCGCATGCCGTCGAGCGTATCCGTAAAACAGTCCAACTGGGTGAACTTGAATTGCCATTGGATCAACAGCCCGGCAATGGCCGCGAACGCAAACTTGAACGCCATAATGCGCGTGCGCTCGTTATAGCTCGGACTCAGCTCGTAACCGAGCGCGTTGAATGGCACCGAAAAAACGGAGTATAACGTGTAGAAAGCCAGACTGGCGCCGAGAAACCAGAGAAAATAGCCCGTTTGCGTACTGACGAACGGGAAACGCCACAAAAGAATAAACAGCAATCCGCCGCCGATGCCCCCGACCAGCATGTAGGGCCGCCGCCGACCGAACCGCGTGCGCGTGTTATCGGAGATCGATCCCATGACCGGATCGGTGAACGCATCCCAGAGGCGCGAGATAAAGATCGCTACGCTGATCAGAACCGGATTGATCCCGAGGTGAATGTTCAGCACCTGGTTGGCCATGTTGTTGACCGCGTTCTGCATCAGCGTGTCGCCTACGCCGCCCACGCCAAACGCCGTCTTGCGCCAAACCGAAACCGCTTTATCCTGCTTTTGAGTCATGAAACCCCAATTCCGCAACACCCATTTCCGGAAACATTATCGACCGTAAAAACGCGAAGAAACAAAGATGCGGAACAAGCCTGTCCAACGCCCTTGCCTCCGTGCGGGAACCTTCTCCGGCATGAAAGTCAACTCATCCGCATACTCGTCGAAAAGCGCAAGGAATTCACGTGTGTTTTCGGGAAAGTTTTCCGAGAGGTTGCGGGACTCTCCGGAATCGTTGGCAAGGTTATGGATTTCGATCGGGGCATTCGAACCAATGAAATTCCACCGCCTCACCGCGCGGCTATGTTTTTTGAACCGTTAAGGCGGAAGGCAACGGTTTGATGATCCGCCGAGGATGTACCCACCATGACATGGTAGTCGCCCGGCTCCAGCGTCGGCTTCATATTCATGCCGGTAAAGGTCAGCATTTCCGGCGTAATTGTGAAGGCGACGCTTTGAGTTTCCCCAGGCTGCAATTCAATCTTCCGGAATCCCTTGAGCTCCTTGTCGGGACGGGTTACGGAGCCGATGACATCCTTCACATACAGCTGCACCGTTTCCTTGGCGGCATAGTTTCCGGTGTTGGTTACATCGACGCCTACCGTCAAACGACTGTTCGAATCCATCTCGGTTCCGGAGATTTCCGGTTCGCCGTATTTAAACGTGGAATAGCTCAAGCCATGGCCAAACTCGAACAATGGCCCCTTCTTGGAAAAGAGATAGTCCTTTTTATAGTTGATCTCTTTCTGGCTGTAATGGAAGGGAAGCTGGCCGATCGTGCGCGGCACGGTTACCGGAAGCTTGCCCGACGGGGAATAGGCTCCGTAGACCATGTTGGCGACGATCTCCTCCCCGAACTCGCTCAAGTCCCAGCAATCGAGAATGGCGTCGGCCTGCTCCGCAATCACATTGATCGAAAGCGTGCGGCGATGCTTCAACACAACGACAACAGGCTTGCCCAACGCTTTGATCCGTTTGACCAGTTCATCCTGGCAGCCCACGGGATCGATGCTGTTCCGGTCGCCGAGCCCCGCTTTGAAATAGGCCTCCTTGGCGGTATATTCATCTCCCCCGAGAAACAGTATGGAGAGGTCGGCATCCCTGGCCTGATTCACCATTTTTTCGATAATGCCATCGTCCACCTCAACAAGCTTCGGAATACCGGACTGTTCGTCGGTCAGGCAGAACCCCTTCATGGAGGAGAAGGTCACGCCGGGGCCGGCCGCTTTTTCAAACTGCTTTTCGGCTTCCTGGTCCAGCAACGGACCCAGCAACGCAATTTTTTTATGCTTCGCCCCATTCAGGGGCAGCAGCTGCTTTTTGTTTTTCAGCAGAATGATCGACTCCCGGTCCATGCGCCGGGCCAATTCGAGCGCGGCGGGCTTGCGGACTTCTTTCCCGACCTCATTGAGATCAACGTACGGATTCTCAAAGAGGCCGAGAATAAACTTCGTCCGAAGGACATGACCGACCGAACGGTCGATGAACGGCATGAGTCCCGGATCCTGATTCGCCATCTTCGTTAAATGCACATAGGCCAGGTCGCTGTATAAATCAATTTCCATTCCGGCCCTCAACGCCATTTCAACGGCGGCTTCGTGCGATTCGGCCACTTTCATGAAATCGTGCAGACGCGCAATGTCGTTGGAGTCGGAAACGATATAGCCCTTGAAGCCCCACTGGTTGCGGAGCACCTCGGTCAACAGCCATGGATTCGCATGGCTTGCCACGCCGTTCAGATCGCCGTGCGAAGCCATGATACCCAACGCATGGCCGCGCTGAACGGCCCCTTTGAATGGCGGAAAGATTTCATCGATGAGCGTCCGGTCGGAAATCTCGATGGCCGCAAAGTTGGACCCGCCGAGCACCTGCCCATAGCCCGCGAAATGCTTGGTCACC is a genomic window containing:
- the istB gene encoding IS21-like element helper ATPase IstB — translated: MSAQTSSHVLLEHYLKTLKLPSILREHRKMASVCQAERADYSTYLLRLIEQEILDREQRAAERRLKSARFPVVKTLDSFRFEEQPSINQPLVRELAHGEFIKERENVLLIGNSGTGKTHLATALAFAACQMGFKVRFFGVTALVTQLLERREERQLDRFFKQLERSDLLVLDELGYVPFSKLGAELLFEVVSRAYERTSLVVTTNLPFESWTEVMGSQRLTGALLDRLTHRVHILEANGESFRLQDSLRRRGQRQKTKKP
- the istA gene encoding IS21 family transposase, whose translation is MQWWTDIRRKVLVEGVSKRQVKAEYRIHTKTLEKILAHPKPPGYRMTQPRSKPMIGPFLGRIEEILRQDRELPKKQRHTAKRIFDRLKEEGYTGGYTQVKDAVRNARVRLKDVYIPLAHRPGEAQMDFGYALAKINGQLRKVAFFVMSLPYSDAVYVQAYEKICTEVFWDGHVRAFTFFDGVPCRISYDNERVMVAKVMKRHQRKLTDGFLQLQSHYLFKEHFCNVARGNEKGVVESMVRYTRSNFMVPVPEVRSFDELNRMLEERCREELGRNLRGKDGTKGQLLADERGRFIDLPVVPFESCRVRTCTASSLSLVRFDGNDYSVPVRYAHYETVVKGYIDRIVVCRGDECIAEHPRLWGKAGVHFNPVHYLALLERKPGGLDHARPLEDWKLPSCFRDLRSRLEADLDGEGTREYIKVLRLLEKHSPKELARAVEQGLRCGASSRDAIAQFLIPRPEWRCTRFNLDGHEHLRHVQVASADVADYNRLLGQEVGA
- a CDS encoding IS110 family transposase — its product is MKYYKTTTKYNCGIDLHTRQMYICVMDLDGKILVHRNIRNNDFGFFLKLVEPYKDDLTVTCESCFVCFGLADACEDAGINFVLAHAYYVKSIAANKHKNDKEDARELAECLRKKGQAA
- a CDS encoding MFS transporter, whose protein sequence is MTQKQDKAVSVWRKTAFGVGGVGDTLMQNAVNNMANQVLNIHLGINPVLISVAIFISRLWDAFTDPVMGSISDNTRTRFGRRRPYMLVGGIGGGLLFILLWRFPFVSTQTGYFLWFLGASLAFYTLYSVFSVPFNALGYELSPSYNERTRIMAFKFAFAAIAGLLIQWQFKFTQLDCFTDTLDGMRSVSLFIAGVIILTTVVPALFCKERFAREVAAQGKLRLFDSLATTFRNRAFGLLMLALVLCCLGLFMVTQMGIYINIYYIFEGDKKAASTMLGIAGSTYHLMGGIIASPIISWFASRFGKKRVLMAGLGIAMCGAASKYFTYTPDAPYLQLLSLAMMSPGLACLWILTSSMVADICDEDELEHGTRREGMFSAVYGYVLKIGISVGLLLTGFLLNAAGFDATLGVEQSSYAIFCLRVMHGAVPAVALLIAIILIARFPITPERAARVRQELERRHAEGEL
- a CDS encoding glycoside hydrolase family 3 N-terminal domain-containing protein, which produces MTVDRFKWVLGVCMIMPLAILAKESLPYRDAKLPVDQRVEDLLSRMTLEEKVAQMRIFHANKGIEFSDDDQMVLSEDVVGRLEHGIAGIKNPGEEISPLRAAKLNNELQRYIVEKSRLNIPALFVTESYNGVDAEGCTRFGRPINMAAAWDVELTRSVWDVIGREARLRGMHMCHSPEADIVRDPRFGRMSEALGEDTYLTTEMIVAAVTGVQGGYGGTGWNTTHIGAVTKHFAGYGQVLGGSNFAAIEISDRTLIDEIFPPFKGAVQRGHALGIMASHGDLNGVASHANPWLLTEVLRNQWGFKGYIVSDSNDIARLHDFMKVAESHEAAVEMALRAGMEIDLYSDLAYVHLTKMANQDPGLMPFIDRSVGHVLRTKFILGLFENPYVDLNEVGKEVRKPAALELARRMDRESIILLKNKKQLLPLNGAKHKKIALLGPLLDQEAEKQFEKAAGPGVTFSSMKGFCLTDEQSGIPKLVEVDDGIIEKMVNQARDADLSILFLGGDEYTAKEAYFKAGLGDRNSIDPVGCQDELVKRIKALGKPVVVVLKHRRTLSINVIAEQADAILDCWDLSEFGEEIVANMVYGAYSPSGKLPVTVPRTIGQLPFHYSQKEINYKKDYLFSKKGPLFEFGHGLSYSTFKYGEPEISGTEMDSNSRLTVGVDVTNTGNYAAKETVQLYVKDVIGSVTRPDKELKGFRKIELQPGETQSVAFTITPEMLTFTGMNMKPTLEPGDYHVMVGTSSADHQTVAFRLNGSKNIAAR